A single window of Streptomyces xanthii DNA harbors:
- a CDS encoding (2Fe-2S)-binding protein, which produces MTLVTPAPAAAHSAVSTAYARLTEVFPSLRVIELDAAAPLPAEPGWVRTEQLAEGGAALDAFLAWDDAQVVKDYGQRARPDVVASFGLHRYAWPACLLITVPWFLHRRVPRFPAAHVSFQRTLGRMAVRVTDFACLPDDPAATQPGARVVPDEEALRAEVRDAVAEHLQPVLTGFGPRMRRGPRALWGMATDEIVEGLWYVGHLLGEERRAMTELAELLPGTTKPYVGKAAFRELAGPDGRPLPTRDRASCCLFYTLRPEDTCVTCPRTCDADRVTKLTATAAA; this is translated from the coding sequence ATGACCCTCGTCACCCCGGCGCCCGCCGCGGCGCACAGCGCGGTCTCGACCGCGTACGCCCGTCTCACCGAGGTGTTCCCGAGCCTGCGCGTCATCGAGCTCGACGCCGCCGCCCCGCTGCCCGCGGAGCCCGGCTGGGTCCGCACGGAGCAGCTCGCCGAGGGCGGCGCGGCGCTCGACGCCTTCCTCGCCTGGGACGACGCGCAGGTCGTCAAGGACTACGGGCAGCGGGCCCGCCCGGACGTCGTCGCGAGCTTCGGCCTGCACCGCTACGCCTGGCCCGCCTGCCTGCTGATCACGGTCCCCTGGTTCCTGCACCGACGGGTGCCCCGCTTCCCCGCCGCGCACGTGTCGTTCCAGCGCACGCTCGGCCGGATGGCCGTACGGGTCACCGATTTCGCCTGCCTGCCCGACGACCCGGCGGCGACGCAGCCCGGCGCCCGGGTCGTCCCGGACGAGGAGGCGCTGCGCGCCGAGGTCCGGGACGCGGTCGCGGAGCACCTCCAGCCCGTCCTGACCGGTTTCGGCCCCCGGATGCGGCGCGGCCCGCGCGCCCTGTGGGGCATGGCGACGGACGAGATCGTCGAGGGCCTCTGGTACGTCGGCCATCTGCTCGGCGAGGAGCGCCGCGCGATGACGGAGCTGGCCGAACTGCTGCCGGGCACGACCAAGCCGTACGTCGGCAAGGCCGCGTTCCGTGAGCTGGCCGGACCCGACGGCCGGCCGCTGCCGACCCGCGACCGGGCGAGCTGCTGCCTCTTCTACACGCTGCGCCCCGAGGACACCTGTGTGACCTGCCCGCGGACCTGCGACGCGGACCGCGTCACGAAGCTGACGGCGACCGCCGCGGCCTGA
- a CDS encoding protein phosphatase 2C domain-containing protein, protein MSQQGDRPTGRPLQEDDWWGQLYENERAADDTGPTPAADTLDDRFASAGALSKSPPGETGEPEERVPEAGGFGVRTFVPGPVPPPRAVTEAAQAAEAAAEAPAAEPEREPETGPVAVEPEPVAVEPRPVAVEPEPAAPDPVAPAPDPAPIAYVGDGPPTYDAEPTALPAADPEDLDDLVADTVLDGARYGTCTLRAVSVRGDSARYRGEPRRDSLLTARFGSGAGALILVAMATGTRAAPGAHRAAAEAVDWIGRAVGLSHARLADDIRTGRRGDLKSGLHRLTDRSLGRLRAGAAEQGLDPDAYSATLRCLLVPADPRCRTRVFFGVGGGGLFRLRDGDWQDIEPSVAEQRTGAPVVGFGAAPPEATPEGDRLTMDLGITTPPSPYEPAPEPPRDPFLFRASVARPGDTLLLCSAGLAEPLRGEPGLARHLAGRWAHDEPPGLTAFLADTQVRVKGYADDRTAAAVWEA, encoded by the coding sequence ATGAGTCAGCAGGGGGACAGGCCCACCGGTCGACCGCTCCAGGAGGACGACTGGTGGGGGCAGTTGTACGAGAACGAGCGCGCCGCCGACGACACCGGCCCCACCCCGGCGGCCGACACCCTCGACGACCGCTTCGCCTCGGCCGGCGCGCTCTCGAAGTCGCCGCCGGGCGAGACCGGGGAGCCGGAGGAGCGCGTCCCCGAAGCGGGCGGCTTCGGAGTCCGCACCTTCGTGCCCGGCCCGGTCCCGCCGCCCCGTGCCGTGACGGAGGCGGCGCAGGCGGCCGAGGCGGCGGCGGAAGCGCCTGCCGCCGAACCCGAACGCGAGCCCGAAACCGGGCCCGTCGCGGTCGAGCCCGAGCCCGTCGCCGTCGAACCCCGGCCCGTCGCCGTCGAGCCCGAGCCCGCCGCACCCGACCCCGTCGCACCCGCACCCGACCCCGCCCCGATCGCCTACGTCGGGGACGGCCCGCCCACCTACGACGCCGAGCCCACCGCGCTGCCCGCCGCCGACCCCGAGGACCTCGACGACCTCGTCGCCGACACCGTGCTCGACGGCGCCCGCTACGGGACCTGCACCCTGCGGGCCGTCTCCGTGCGCGGGGACTCCGCCCGCTACCGGGGCGAGCCGAGACGGGACAGCCTGCTCACCGCGCGGTTCGGCAGCGGGGCCGGGGCGCTGATCCTCGTCGCCATGGCCACCGGCACCCGCGCCGCCCCGGGCGCGCACCGCGCCGCCGCCGAGGCCGTCGACTGGATCGGGCGGGCCGTCGGGCTCAGCCACGCCCGGCTCGCCGACGACATCCGCACCGGACGCCGCGGCGACCTCAAGTCGGGTCTGCACCGGCTCACCGACCGCAGCCTCGGCAGGCTGCGGGCCGGCGCCGCCGAGCAGGGCCTGGACCCCGACGCGTACTCCGCGACCCTGCGCTGCCTGCTCGTCCCCGCCGACCCCCGCTGCCGCACCCGCGTCTTCTTCGGGGTGGGCGGCGGCGGCCTGTTCCGGCTGCGCGACGGCGACTGGCAGGACATCGAGCCGAGCGTCGCCGAACAGCGCACCGGCGCCCCCGTCGTCGGGTTCGGGGCGGCGCCCCCGGAAGCGACCCCCGAGGGCGACCGGCTCACCATGGACCTCGGCATCACCACCCCGCCCAGCCCCTACGAACCGGCCCCCGAGCCGCCCCGCGACCCCTTCCTGTTCCGCGCCTCCGTCGCCCGACCGGGTGACACCCTGCTGCTGTGCTCCGCCGGCCTCGCCGAACCGCTGCGCGGCGAGCCCGGACTGGCCCGCCATCTCGCGGGCCGCTGGGCGCACGACGAGCCGCCGGGCCTCACCGCGTTCCTCGCCGACACCCAGGTCCGGGTGAAGGGATACGCCGACGACCGCACCGCCGCGGCCGTCTGGGAGGCGTGA
- a CDS encoding DUF2637 domain-containing protein, which produces MRLTDISLDWLLPGAVLLLGMLAAVAVLARGRRAGDGKKGASADESWERSEERRRRKEALYGTASYLLLFCCAAVAAALSFHGLVGFGRQNLNLSGGWEYLVPFGLDGAAMFCSVLAVREASHGDAALGSRILVWTFAGAAAWFNWVHAPRGLDHAGAPHFFAGMSLSAAVLFDRALKQTRRAALREQGLVPRPLPQIRIVRWLRAPRETYSAWSLMLLENVRTLDEAVDEVREDKREKAQERTRRREHEKLERAQLRALSRGHRTYLSRADAPEAEASAVPAVTAGGGAPQGGAEPAISPGTQPSQEQLPLRARPSLQAVKGGADQKPAVTVDLTAEDDTQALPRLDTLEQKLKDLEQQFG; this is translated from the coding sequence ATGAGACTGACCGACATATCGCTGGACTGGCTGCTTCCCGGCGCCGTACTGCTCCTGGGCATGCTGGCGGCGGTGGCGGTGCTCGCGCGCGGCAGGCGCGCCGGGGACGGCAAGAAAGGCGCTTCGGCCGACGAGTCGTGGGAGCGCAGCGAGGAGCGCCGCAGGCGCAAGGAGGCCCTGTACGGCACGGCCTCCTATCTGCTCCTGTTCTGCTGTGCCGCGGTCGCCGCCGCGCTCTCCTTCCACGGCCTGGTCGGCTTCGGCCGGCAGAACCTGAACCTGTCCGGGGGCTGGGAGTACCTCGTCCCCTTCGGGCTCGACGGCGCCGCCATGTTCTGCTCGGTGCTCGCGGTGCGCGAGGCCAGCCACGGCGACGCCGCGCTCGGCTCGCGCATACTCGTGTGGACGTTCGCCGGCGCCGCCGCCTGGTTCAACTGGGTGCACGCGCCGCGCGGCCTCGACCACGCGGGCGCGCCTCACTTCTTCGCGGGGATGTCCCTGTCGGCGGCGGTGCTCTTCGACCGCGCCCTGAAGCAGACGCGCCGCGCGGCGCTGCGCGAACAGGGCCTGGTGCCGCGGCCGTTGCCGCAGATCCGGATCGTCCGGTGGCTGCGCGCGCCCCGGGAGACGTACAGCGCCTGGTCGCTGATGCTCCTGGAGAACGTGCGGACGCTGGACGAGGCCGTGGACGAGGTGCGCGAGGACAAGCGGGAGAAGGCCCAGGAGCGGACGCGGCGGCGCGAGCACGAGAAGCTGGAGCGCGCGCAGCTGCGGGCGCTCAGCCGCGGACACCGCACGTATCTGAGCCGGGCCGACGCCCCGGAGGCCGAGGCGTCGGCGGTGCCGGCCGTGACGGCGGGCGGCGGCGCCCCTCAGGGCGGCGCGGAGCCCGCCATATCGCCGGGGACCCAGCCCTCGCAGGAACAGCTGCCGCTGCGCGCGCGGCCCTCGCTGCAAGCCGTCAAAGGAGGCGCTGACCAGAAGCCGGCGGTGACCGTCGACCTCACGGCGGAGGACGACACGCAGGCCCTGCCGCGGCTCGACACCCTCGAGCAGAAGCTCAAGGACCTGGAGCAGCAGTTCGGCTGA
- a CDS encoding ATP-binding protein, whose product MSVGSTTTTARQDAKSAEEEEARQLRRTLGRADLKAVPETRRAVRELLRHWGDPGQSEIAELLTSELVTNALVHTDREAEITATVRPDGLRVEVRDYTGRRPEPRARPADDGTHGRGLFLVESLADAWGVSAPGPGDPGKVVWFELTGDAA is encoded by the coding sequence GTGAGTGTCGGGAGCACCACGACGACAGCCAGACAGGACGCGAAATCCGCGGAGGAGGAGGAAGCGCGCCAGCTCAGACGCACCCTGGGCCGGGCGGACCTGAAGGCCGTGCCCGAGACCCGTCGGGCGGTGCGCGAACTGCTGCGGCACTGGGGCGATCCCGGACAGTCGGAGATCGCCGAGCTGCTGACCAGCGAACTCGTCACGAACGCGCTGGTGCACACGGACCGCGAGGCGGAGATCACCGCGACCGTGCGGCCCGACGGGCTGCGGGTCGAGGTCAGGGACTACACGGGACGCAGGCCCGAACCGCGCGCACGGCCCGCCGACGACGGCACGCACGGCCGGGGCCTGTTCCTCGTGGAGTCGCTCGCCGACGCGTGGGGCGTGAGCGCGCCGGGCCCCGGCGATCCGGGCAAGGTCGTGTGGTTCGAACTGACCGGTGACGCCGCCTGA
- a CDS encoding alpha-mannosidase, whose product MHDDRHLVEGRLERAMRQFVRPAQYRDKVPLSLSVWHAPGEPVPVAEALAGTYAPFEPGTAWGRPWSTSWFRLSGQVPEAWAGRHVEVVVDPGFSGDGPGFQAEGLLYDASGVPLKGIHPRNRHLTVAERAAGGEPVHLLLEAAANPAVLRDFEPTFLGDVRTAGDRPLYRFRSADLAVLDENVWHLVLDVEVLTELMHELDPDRARRHEILRALERMLDTLDLHDVPGTAAAARAELAEVLARPAHASAHRVSAAGHAHIDSAWLWPLRETVRKASRTFANVTALARDYPELVFACSQAQQYAWVKEHQPHIWERIKKAVADGNWAPVGSMWVESDANMPGGEALARQLVHGKRFFLEELGVETEEIWLPDSFGYTAAFPQLARLAGAKWFLTQKLSWNQTNKMPHHTFWWEGIDGTRVFTHFPPVDTYNSQFHAAELAHAERNFAEKGAASHSLVPFGWGDGGGGPTREMLEKARRLRSLEGSPRVEIEKPGAFFEAAYAEYGERAPVWSGELYLEMHRATYTTQAKTKQGNRRSEHALREAELWCAAAALRDPSYAYPYEDLDRIWKTVLLHQFHDILPGSSIAWVHREARETYARVLAELDGITARAVGRLGGGGPAVLNASPYPRREVVAYDGQLVRVDVDGLGARPLDADATTPHGPGAHAAATVDDGAIVLANEHLTVTVDRDGLLASVRDLDRGGREVLAPGARGNLLQLHPDHPTQYDAWDLDAHYRHTRTDLTEAESVELVEEGPLRVAVRVVRSFGASRITQEYRLAAGSRRLDVLTDVDWQESEKVLKAAFPLDVHAERSAAEIQFGHVHRATHANTGWDAARYEICAHRWLRVAEDGYGVALLNDSTYGHDVTRTPHERGLGTTVRLTLLRAPHSPDPETDLGTHRFTYALLPGAGTGDAVAEGLALNLPLRVAPAPALAPLVSVDDPAVTIESVKLAEDRSGDVVVRLYESRGGRASATLTASFPVAGADETDLLERPLRPAATSDRGLTLDLRPFQILTLRLRPA is encoded by the coding sequence GTGCACGACGACCGACACCTCGTGGAAGGCCGCCTGGAGCGGGCGATGCGCCAGTTCGTGCGCCCGGCCCAGTACCGCGACAAGGTCCCGCTGTCCCTGAGCGTGTGGCACGCTCCCGGCGAGCCGGTCCCGGTGGCCGAGGCGCTGGCGGGGACGTACGCGCCCTTCGAGCCCGGCACCGCCTGGGGCAGGCCCTGGTCGACGAGCTGGTTCCGGCTGTCCGGTCAGGTGCCCGAGGCGTGGGCGGGGCGGCACGTCGAGGTGGTCGTGGACCCCGGCTTCAGCGGGGACGGCCCCGGGTTCCAGGCCGAAGGGCTGCTGTACGACGCCTCGGGCGTCCCCCTCAAGGGCATCCATCCGCGCAACCGCCATCTGACGGTCGCCGAGCGGGCGGCGGGCGGCGAGCCGGTGCACCTGCTGCTGGAGGCGGCCGCCAATCCGGCGGTCCTGCGCGATTTCGAGCCGACGTTCCTCGGTGACGTGCGCACGGCCGGCGACCGGCCGCTGTACCGGTTCCGCTCCGCCGATCTCGCGGTCCTCGACGAGAACGTGTGGCACCTGGTGCTCGACGTCGAGGTGCTCACGGAGCTGATGCACGAGCTGGACCCGGACCGGGCCCGCCGCCACGAGATCCTGCGCGCCCTGGAGCGGATGCTCGACACGCTCGATCTGCACGACGTGCCGGGCACGGCGGCGGCCGCCCGCGCCGAGCTGGCCGAGGTGCTGGCCCGGCCCGCGCACGCGAGCGCCCACCGGGTCTCGGCTGCGGGGCACGCGCACATCGACTCGGCCTGGCTGTGGCCGCTGCGCGAGACGGTCCGCAAGGCGTCCCGCACCTTCGCCAACGTCACGGCGCTGGCCCGCGACTACCCCGAGCTGGTCTTCGCGTGCTCGCAGGCCCAGCAGTACGCGTGGGTGAAGGAGCACCAGCCGCACATCTGGGAGCGGATCAAGAAGGCGGTGGCGGACGGCAACTGGGCGCCGGTCGGCTCGATGTGGGTGGAGTCGGACGCGAACATGCCGGGCGGCGAGGCGCTGGCCCGGCAGCTGGTCCACGGCAAGCGGTTCTTCCTGGAGGAGCTGGGCGTCGAGACGGAGGAGATCTGGCTGCCGGACTCCTTCGGGTACACGGCCGCGTTCCCCCAGCTGGCGCGGCTCGCGGGCGCGAAGTGGTTCCTCACGCAGAAGCTGAGCTGGAACCAGACGAACAAGATGCCGCACCACACCTTCTGGTGGGAGGGCATCGACGGCACCCGCGTCTTCACCCACTTCCCTCCGGTGGACACCTACAACTCCCAGTTCCACGCGGCCGAACTCGCCCACGCGGAGCGGAACTTCGCGGAGAAGGGCGCGGCCTCGCACTCCCTCGTACCGTTCGGCTGGGGCGACGGCGGCGGCGGTCCGACCCGCGAGATGCTGGAGAAGGCACGCCGGCTGCGCTCCCTGGAGGGCTCCCCGCGCGTCGAGATCGAGAAGCCCGGCGCGTTCTTCGAGGCCGCGTACGCCGAGTACGGGGAGCGGGCCCCGGTGTGGTCCGGCGAGCTGTATCTGGAGATGCACCGCGCGACCTACACGACGCAGGCCAAGACCAAGCAGGGCAACCGGAGGTCCGAACACGCGCTGCGGGAGGCGGAGTTGTGGTGCGCGGCCGCCGCCCTGCGCGATCCCTCGTACGCCTATCCCTACGAGGATCTGGACCGGATCTGGAAGACGGTGCTGCTGCACCAGTTCCACGACATCCTGCCCGGGTCCTCGATCGCGTGGGTGCACCGGGAGGCGCGGGAGACGTACGCGCGGGTGCTGGCGGAGCTGGACGGGATCACGGCGCGGGCGGTGGGGCGGCTCGGCGGGGGCGGGCCCGCCGTGCTGAACGCGTCACCGTATCCGCGCCGTGAAGTCGTGGCGTACGACGGGCAGTTGGTGCGGGTGGACGTGGACGGGCTCGGCGCGCGGCCGCTGGACGCGGACGCCACGACCCCGCACGGGCCGGGCGCGCACGCGGCGGCGACGGTCGACGACGGGGCGATCGTCCTGGCCAACGAGCATCTGACGGTCACCGTGGACCGCGACGGGCTGCTCGCCTCCGTACGCGACCTGGACCGCGGCGGCCGGGAGGTCCTCGCGCCCGGCGCGCGCGGGAACCTGCTCCAGCTGCACCCCGACCATCCGACGCAGTACGACGCCTGGGACCTGGACGCGCACTACCGGCACACCCGCACCGATCTCACCGAGGCCGAGTCGGTGGAGCTGGTGGAGGAGGGGCCGTTGCGGGTCGCGGTGCGGGTGGTGCGGAGCTTCGGGGCGTCGCGGATCACGCAGGAGTACCGGCTCGCGGCGGGCAGCCGGCGGCTCGACGTGCTCACGGACGTGGACTGGCAGGAGTCGGAGAAGGTCCTGAAGGCGGCGTTCCCGCTGGACGTGCACGCGGAGCGGTCGGCCGCCGAGATCCAGTTCGGCCACGTCCACCGGGCGACGCACGCCAACACCGGCTGGGACGCGGCCCGTTACGAGATCTGCGCCCACCGCTGGCTGCGGGTCGCGGAGGACGGCTACGGCGTGGCGCTGCTCAACGACTCGACGTACGGGCACGACGTGACGCGGACCCCGCACGAGCGGGGGCTCGGCACCACGGTCCGGCTGACGCTGCTGCGGGCCCCGCACAGCCCCGATCCGGAGACGGACCTCGGCACGCACCGCTTCACGTACGCGCTGCTGCCGGGGGCGGGCACGGGCGACGCGGTCGCGGAGGGGCTGGCGCTCAATCTGCCGCTGCGGGTCGCGCCGGCGCCCGCGCTCGCGCCGCTGGTGTCGGTCGACGACCCGGCGGTGACGATCGAGTCGGTCAAGCTCGCGGAGGACCGGAGCGGGGATGTGGTCGTACGGCTCTACGAGTCGCGCGGCGGGCGCGCCTCGGCCACGCTGACCGCCTCGTTCCCGGTGGCGGGCGCCGACGAGACGGACCTGCTGGAACGGCCGCTGCGGCCCGCCGCCACCTCGGACCGCGGGCTCACGCTCGACCTGCGGCCGTTCCAGATCCTGACGCTGCGGCTGCGGCCGGCGTGA
- a CDS encoding pyruvate dehydrogenase, with protein MAKQNVAEQFVDILVRAGVERMYGVVGDSLNPVVDAIRRNSAIDWIHVRHEETAAFAAGAEAQITGRMTACAGSCGPGNLHLINGLYDAHRSMAPVLALASHIPSSEIGLGYFQETHPDRLFQECSHYSEMISSPKQMPRVLQTAIQHAVGQSGVSVVTLPGDVADQPAPERSVETAIVTSRPTIRPGDAEIDKLVEMIDEAEKVTLFCGSGTAGAHAEVMEFAGKIKSPVGHALRGKEWIQYDNPYDVGMSGLLGYGAAYEATHECDLLILLGTDFPYNAFLPQKDVKIVQVDVRPEHLGRRSTLDLAVWGDVRETLRCLVPRVKPKENRRFLDKMLKKHADHLEGVIKAYTRKVEKHVPIHPEYVASVLDELAAEDAVFTVDTGMCNVWAARYISPNGRRRVIGSFSHGSMANALPMAIGAQFTDRGRQVISMSGDGGFSMLMGDFLTLVQYDLPVKVVLFNNSSLGMVELEMLVAGLPSYGTTNKNPDFAAVARAAGAYGVRVEKPKQLAGALKDAFKHKGPALVDIVTDPNALSIPPKISAEMVTGFALSASKIVLDGGVGRMVQMARSNLRNVPRP; from the coding sequence ATGGCCAAGCAGAACGTCGCCGAGCAGTTCGTCGACATCCTCGTCCGCGCGGGCGTCGAGCGCATGTACGGAGTCGTCGGCGACAGCCTGAACCCGGTCGTCGACGCCATCCGCCGCAACAGCGCCATCGACTGGATCCACGTGCGGCACGAGGAGACCGCCGCGTTCGCGGCCGGCGCGGAGGCGCAGATCACCGGCAGGATGACCGCCTGCGCCGGCTCCTGCGGGCCCGGCAACCTGCACCTCATCAACGGCCTGTACGACGCGCACCGCTCGATGGCCCCCGTCCTGGCGCTCGCCTCGCACATCCCCTCCAGTGAGATCGGCCTCGGCTACTTCCAGGAGACCCACCCCGACCGGCTCTTCCAGGAGTGCTCGCACTACAGCGAGATGATCTCCAGCCCGAAGCAGATGCCGCGCGTGCTCCAGACCGCCATCCAGCACGCGGTCGGCCAGTCGGGCGTCAGCGTCGTCACCCTGCCGGGCGACGTCGCGGACCAGCCGGCGCCGGAGCGGTCCGTCGAGACCGCGATCGTCACCTCGCGGCCCACCATCCGGCCCGGCGACGCCGAGATCGACAAGCTCGTCGAGATGATCGACGAGGCGGAGAAGGTCACCCTGTTCTGCGGCAGCGGCACCGCGGGCGCGCACGCCGAGGTCATGGAGTTCGCCGGGAAGATCAAGTCCCCGGTCGGCCACGCGCTGCGCGGCAAGGAGTGGATCCAGTACGACAACCCGTACGACGTCGGCATGAGCGGCCTGCTCGGCTACGGCGCCGCCTACGAGGCCACCCACGAGTGCGACCTGCTGATCCTGCTCGGCACCGACTTCCCCTACAACGCGTTCCTGCCGCAGAAGGACGTCAAGATCGTCCAGGTCGACGTGCGGCCCGAGCACCTCGGCCGCCGCTCCACCCTCGACCTCGCCGTGTGGGGCGACGTCCGCGAGACGCTGCGCTGCCTCGTCCCGCGCGTGAAGCCGAAGGAGAACCGGCGCTTCCTCGACAAGATGCTGAAGAAGCACGCCGACCACCTCGAGGGCGTCATCAAGGCCTACACCCGAAAGGTCGAGAAGCACGTCCCGATCCATCCCGAGTACGTCGCCTCCGTCCTCGACGAACTCGCCGCCGAGGACGCCGTGTTCACCGTCGACACCGGCATGTGCAACGTGTGGGCCGCCCGCTACATCTCGCCCAACGGCCGCCGCCGCGTCATCGGCTCCTTCTCGCACGGCTCGATGGCGAACGCGCTGCCGATGGCCATCGGCGCCCAGTTCACCGACCGCGGCCGCCAGGTGATCTCCATGTCCGGGGACGGCGGCTTCTCCATGCTGATGGGCGACTTCCTCACCCTCGTCCAGTACGACCTGCCCGTGAAGGTCGTCCTGTTCAACAACTCCTCCCTCGGCATGGTCGAGCTGGAGATGCTGGTGGCGGGGCTCCCGTCGTACGGCACCACGAACAAGAACCCCGACTTCGCCGCCGTCGCCCGCGCGGCCGGCGCCTACGGGGTCCGCGTCGAGAAGCCCAAGCAGCTCGCGGGCGCCCTGAAGGACGCCTTCAAGCACAAGGGCCCGGCGCTCGTCGACATCGTCACGGACCCGAACGCGCTGTCCATCCCGCCGAAGATCAGCGCCGAGATGGTCACCGGCTTCGCCCTGTCCGCCTCCAAGATCGTGCTCGACGGGGGAGTGGGCCGCATGGTGCAGATGGCCCGCTCCAACCTCCGCAACGTGCCCCGGCCCTGA